Sequence from the Pararhizobium gei genome:
GGAAACTCAACTGGCAGCCAGGGTTCATCACCATGGCGGGATCGATGGCCTGCTTCAGGGCCGTGAGCAATGCCCGTCGCGCCGGATCAAGCCGCTCTTCGAAATCGGCGCGTTTCAGCCGGCCGATGCCATGCTCGGCGCTGATGCTGCCATTGTAGCTATCGACAACCCGGTTCACCACGGTCTTGGCCCTGTAGATCCTGGAAGCGGACTCATTTGGCGAACTTCCAGTTGGCGGCAGTACGTTGAGATGCACATTGCCGTCGCCGACATGGCCATAGGACACACTGATACAGTCAGGAAGCGCGTCGGTCACGGCCTGCTCGGCATCATGCACAAAATCGGCAAGGCGGGAGAGCGGGACCGAGATATCGGTGCGCATATGGGCTCCCCGCCTGGCCTGCCCCTCGTTCATGCCTTCACGGAAGAGCCAGAGATTGCGTGCCTGAGCCTGCGAGGCGGCGATGACGCCATCGACCACAAGGCCTTCCTCCATGACGCCGCCGAGGAACCGCTCCATCAGGTCGGCGATGTCGACCAGGCCGGAGCCGGAAATTTCCATGAGCACATATGCAGGGTAGTCGCCGGCAATGGGCATAGGCAGATCGGGGATCGCCTCGCGGGCCAGCACAAAGGCCAGCGGCGGCATGAATTCGAAGGCAGACATCAGGTCGCAGCAATCGCGCCGGGCGCGGCGGTAGAGCGTAATGGCATCGTCCAGGGACTTCAGCCCCAGCAAGGCGGTTGCCACCTGGTCGGGCAAAGGTGCCAGCTTGAGCGACACGGCAGTGATGATGCCAAGCGTGCCTTCTGCGCCGATGAAAAGCTGCTTCAGGTCGATGCCGCGATTGTCCTTGCGCAGGGTCGACAGGCCGTTGAAAATCGTGCCGTCGGGCAGCACCACCTCCAGACCGAGAACCAACTCGCGCGTCATGCCATAACGCAACACGTTGATACCCCCGGCATTGGTCGAGACATTGCCGCCGATACGGCAGGAGCCTTGGGCGCCCAGCGCCAGCGGGAAATACATGTCCTTCTCGGCGATCCGGTCTTTCAGTTCGGACAGGATGCAGCCGGCCTCGACAACAGCCGAAAAGTCGTGAACGTCGATATTGCGGATCGCCGTCATGCGCTCAAGGCTGAGAACGACTTGGCTTGCCGGCATATCGGGAATGCCGCCCAGCACCAGACCGGTATTTCCGCCTTGCGGGACGATCGAGAGCCCAAGGTCGCGGCAGGCGCGCACGGCAGCGGCGACATCGCCGGTCGAGCGCGGACGCAACACGGCAACGGCACTGCTCGTGACGTCACCGTGCCAATCCCGGCAGAAACGCCGCATCTCATCCGGGTCCGTCAGCACCATGTCGTGCGTCAAAGCGGTGCGCAGGGAAGCGTGTAGGGCCCCAGAAGCGTCTGTGGCGTTCGCCATCATTGTCTTGCCTTCCTCCCGGATCACCCTTTCGACTGCCTGCCCCTGATGAAGGCCAGCAGATTTTCGCGGGCGTTCCGATATTCTGTTTTCAAGCGAAGCATATAGGGTTATCAGACAACCTTACAAGAAATTTTCGACTGCCTTTTTCCGAAGCTCCTGCAAGGTTGAGGTGGTGGAATTCAGGGGAGGAGAGACACGATGCATATACTGATCATTGGCGCGGCCGGCATGGTTGGACGCAAACTCGCTGCCAAACTGGTTTCGGAGGGCCAGCTTGACGGCGAGCCGATCACAGAAATGACTTTGGTGGACGTGGTAAGGCCTGAAGCTCCCGGAAGCTTTGCCGGCAAGGTGAGCGCAACAGAGGCGGATCTGTCGGCCCCTGGCGAAGCCGAATCACTCGTTGCGGCCCGGCCCGACGTGATCTTCCATCTGGCAGCAATCGTCTCCGGTGAGGCCGAACTGGATTTCGAAACGGGCTACAGGATCAATCTCGACGGAACACGCTACCTCTTCGACGCCATTCGACTGGCCAACGGCGTGGACGGCTACAAGCCGCGCGTCGTTTTCACCTCGTCGATCGCCGTTGTCGGCGCGCCGCTGCCCTATCCGATACCGGACGAGTACCACACGACGCCGCTGACCAGCTACGGCACCCAGAAGGCGATCTGCGAACTGCTCTTGTCCGACTACAGCCGCCGCGGCTTTTTCGACGGCATCGCCATCCGCCTCCCGACGATCTGCATTCGTCCAGGCAAGCCGAACAAGGCGGCGTCCGGCTTCTTCTCCAATATCCTGCGTGAGCCGCTGGTCGGAAAAGAAGCGATCCTTCCCGTATCCGACGACGTTCGCCATTGGCATACCTCGCCACGCTCTGCGGTCGGCTTCCTCATCCATGGGGCAACCATCGACTTGGAAACGGTCGGGCCGCGCCGCGCACTTTCCATGCCGGGCCTCAGCGCCACGGTCGGGGAGCAGATTGAAGCTCTGCGCCGGGTGGCCGGTGACAAGGCCGTCGCGCTGATCCGCCGCGAGCCGGATGAGATGATCATCAAGATGGTCGCCGGCTGGGCTCCGGGCTTTGAAGCGACGCGCGCGAAAGCGCTTGGCTTTACCGCAGAAACCTCCTTTGATGAGATCATCCGCGTGCATATCGAGGATGAGCTGGGAGGCAAACTGTGAGCGAAAAAACAGGTCCGAAGCAAAGCCGGCAGCGCCGGATCGCCTTTCTCGGAACGGGGCTGATGGGTGCGCCGATGGCGCGCCGGCTGCTGGCCGCCGGTCATCCGGTCACGGTCTGGAACCGCGATTTTTCCAAGGCGCAGGCTTTGGTTTCTGACGGTGCGGCGATCGCCGAGACGGCTGCTGCAGCCGCCACGGGATGTGACATCGTCTTCACAATGCTAAGCGACGGAAAGGCCGTCGATGCGGTATTGTTTAGCGGCGGTGTGGCCGACGTTTTGGCCAAGGGCGCCATCGTGATCGACAGCAGCTCGATCTCACCGTTGATTGCCAGAGACCATTCGGCGCGCCTGAAGGCGCTTGGCATCAAACATGTCGATGCGCCGGTATCAGGCGGCGTGGTCGGCGCCGGGGCGGGAACACTGGCCATCATGGCTGGTGGCGACGCGGATGTGATCGATGAACTCTCAGATGTGTTTGCAGTCCTTGGCCGGGTCACGCATGTCGGGCCTTCGGGTGCCGGGCAGATCTGCAAACTCGCCAACCAGCAGATCGT
This genomic interval carries:
- a CDS encoding FAD-binding oxidoreductase; protein product: MMANATDASGALHASLRTALTHDMVLTDPDEMRRFCRDWHGDVTSSAVAVLRPRSTGDVAAAVRACRDLGLSIVPQGGNTGLVLGGIPDMPASQVVLSLERMTAIRNIDVHDFSAVVEAGCILSELKDRIAEKDMYFPLALGAQGSCRIGGNVSTNAGGINVLRYGMTRELVLGLEVVLPDGTIFNGLSTLRKDNRGIDLKQLFIGAEGTLGIITAVSLKLAPLPDQVATALLGLKSLDDAITLYRRARRDCCDLMSAFEFMPPLAFVLAREAIPDLPMPIAGDYPAYVLMEISGSGLVDIADLMERFLGGVMEEGLVVDGVIAASQAQARNLWLFREGMNEGQARRGAHMRTDISVPLSRLADFVHDAEQAVTDALPDCISVSYGHVGDGNVHLNVLPPTGSSPNESASRIYRAKTVVNRVVDSYNGSISAEHGIGRLKRADFEERLDPARRALLTALKQAIDPAMVMNPGCQLSFPGPS
- the denD gene encoding D-erythronate dehydrogenase; the encoded protein is MHILIIGAAGMVGRKLAAKLVSEGQLDGEPITEMTLVDVVRPEAPGSFAGKVSATEADLSAPGEAESLVAARPDVIFHLAAIVSGEAELDFETGYRINLDGTRYLFDAIRLANGVDGYKPRVVFTSSIAVVGAPLPYPIPDEYHTTPLTSYGTQKAICELLLSDYSRRGFFDGIAIRLPTICIRPGKPNKAASGFFSNILREPLVGKEAILPVSDDVRHWHTSPRSAVGFLIHGATIDLETVGPRRALSMPGLSATVGEQIEALRRVAGDKAVALIRREPDEMIIKMVAGWAPGFEATRAKALGFTAETSFDEIIRVHIEDELGGKL
- a CDS encoding NAD(P)-dependent oxidoreductase; this encodes MGAPMARRLLAAGHPVTVWNRDFSKAQALVSDGAAIAETAAAAATGCDIVFTMLSDGKAVDAVLFSGGVADVLAKGAIVIDSSSISPLIARDHSARLKALGIKHVDAPVSGGVVGAGAGTLAIMAGGDADVIDELSDVFAVLGRVTHVGPSGAGQICKLANQQIVAITIGAVAEAMMLVEAGGASREKFREAIRGGFAESRILELHGARMVKRDFTPGGPSKLQLKDLDAVKEMAGLFSLDLPLTEQVRREFFDFVAGGGGDTDHSGLLLHLEAMNAAKGGEGNNG